In one Colletotrichum destructivum chromosome 2, complete sequence genomic region, the following are encoded:
- a CDS encoding Putative glycoside hydrolase, family 3, glycoside hydrolase family 3 domain, immunoglobulin: MRIVTYKGRACNLDSREAQDRISSTLRQVPHNFSQGILPTMSAALSLVLSGLLLAPSVAAQSYDAGGRSEDAFSWVQPLNTTILGPYGHSEAVYPSPKTNGNGWEDALAKARAFVAELTVEEKADMVTGQPGPCVGNIVAVPRLGFQGLCLQDGPLSIRVADYASVFSAGVSAASTWDKDILYERGLAMGKEFKAKGAHVALSPVAGPLGRSAYSGRNWEGFSPDPYLTGVAMYQTIVGHQDAGVQATAKHWLLNEQEIMRNPTFVANGTATDIEEQALSSNVDDRTVHEIYMWPFADAVKARASSFMCAYQRINGSYACQNSKALNGLLKTELGFDGYVMSDWGATHTGVAAIEAGLDMDMPGGLGSYGMNWKAGSFFGGNVTKAVNNGTLDVARVDDMIVRIMTPYYWLGQDKDFPSVDPSTGDLNTFSPKSTWVREFNLTGERSRDVRADHGELIRKHGAAATVLLKNENKALPLKAPKSIAVFGNDAGEDTQGFYNQDDFEYGTLTAGGGSGTGRLTYLVTPLEAIKARARQDGALVQQWLNNTHIIESNITDLWVPNVPDVCLVFLKTWAEEAADRQHLDSDWHGNAVVENVARNCNNTVVVTHSSGINTLPWADHPNVTAILAAHYPGQESGNSLVDVLYGDVNPSARLPYTIALNGTDYNAPPTTAINTTGWYDWQSWFDEKLEIDYRHFDAHNISVRYEFGFGLSYTTFELGDLAAEPVVEGITTVPEQRPVEPGGNPALWDTIYNATVSVTNSGEVEGAAVPQLYVSFPADTTPAGTPPRQLRGFEKVPLAVGETKTVGFALRRRDLSYWDVVSQDWLIPAGEFTLSVGWSSRDLKAFTKITPVQA; encoded by the exons ATGAGAATCGTGACATATAAAGGGCGGGCATGTAACCTCGATTCTCGTGAAGCTCAGGATAGGATCTCCAGCACACTGCGCCAGGTCCCTCACAACTTCAGCCAAGGGATATTGCCAACAATGTCCGCCGCTCTGTCTCTCGTCCTCTCGGGCCTTCTGCTGGCAccctccgtcgccgcccagtcATATGATGCCGGCGGTCGGTCTGAAGATGCCTTCAGTTGGGTCCAGCCTCTGAACACCACCATCCTCGGCCCCTACGGCCATTCCGAGGCCGTCTACCCCTCCC CCAAAACCAACGGCAACGGTTGGGAGGATGCCCTGGCCAAGGCTCGTGCCTTTGTGGCCGAGCTgacggtcgaggagaaggccgacaTGGTCACCGGCCAGCCCGGCCCCTGCGTCGGTaacatcgtcgccgtcccgCGCCTCGGCTTCCAGGGTCTCTGCCTCCAGGATGGCCCTCTGTCCATCCGCGTGGCCGACTACGCCAgcgtcttctcggccggtGTCTCGGCCGCGTCCACCTGGGACAAGGACATCCTGTACGAGAGAGGTCTCGCCATGGGCAAAGAGTTCAAGGCCAAGGGTGCCCACGTTGCCCTCAG ccccgtcgccggccccCTCGGAAGAAGCGCCTACTCGGGCCGCAACTGGGAGGGCTTCTCCCCTGACCCCTACCTCACCGGTGTCGCCATGTACCAGACCATCGTCGGACACCAGGACGCCGGTGTCCAGGCGACGGCCAAGCACTGGCTGCTCAACGAGCAGGAGATCATGCGCAACCCGACCTTTGtggccaacggcaccgccaCCGACATCGAGGAGCAGGCGCTGTCGTCcaacgtcgacgaccgcACCGTCCACGAGATCTACATGTGGCCCtttgccgacgccgtcaaggcccgCGCGTCGTCCTTCATGTGCGCCTACCAGCGCATCAACGGATCCTACGCGTGCCAGAACAGCAAGGCGCTCAACGGCCTGCTCAAGACGGAGTTGGGCTTCGACGGCTATGTCATGTCTGACTGGGGAGC TACTCACACTGGTGTTGCTGCCATCGAGGCTGGTCTTGATATGGACATGCCTG GTGGTCTCGGCAGCTACGGCATGAACTGGAAGGCCGGCTCGTTcttcggcggcaacgtcaccAAGGCGGTCAACAACGgcaccctcgacgtcgcacgcgtcgacgacatgATCGTCCGCATCATGACCCCCTACTACTGGCTCGGCCAGGACAAGGACTTCCCCAGCGTCGACCCCTCGACGGGTGACCTCAACACCTTCTCGCCCAAGTCGACCTGGGTCCGCGAGTTCAACCTGACGGGCGAGCGCAGCCGCGACGTGCGCGCCGACCACGGCGAGCTGATCCGCAagcacggcgccgccgccaccgtcctGCTCAAGAACGAGAACAAGGCGCTGCCCCTCAAGGCGCCCAAGtccatcgccgtcttcggcaacgacgccggcgaggacacCCAGGGCTTCTACAACCAGGACGACTTCGAGTACGGCACCCtcacggccggcggcggctccggcacCGGCCGCCTGACCTACCTCGTCACGCcgctcgaggccatcaaggcgCGCGCCCGCCAggacggcgccctcgtccagcagtGGCTCAACAACACGCACATCATCGAGTCCAACATCACCGACCTCTGGGTGCCCAACGTCCCCGACGTctgcctcgtcttcctcaagacctgggccgaggaggccgccgaccGCCAGCACCTCGACTCGGACTGGCACGgcaacgccgtcgtcgagaacgTCGCCCGCAACTGCAAcaacaccgtcgtcgtcacccaCTCGTCCGGCATCAACACCCTCCCCTGGGCCGACCACCCCAACGTcaccgccatcctcgccgcccactaCCCCGGCCAGGAGTCCGGCAACtcgctcgtcgacgtcctctACGGCGACGTCAACCCCTCCGCCCGCCTGCCCTACACCATCGCCCTCAACGGCACCGACTACAACGCGCCGCCCACGAccgccatcaacaccaccggCTGGTACGACTGGCAGAGCTGGttcgacgagaagctcgagatcGACTACCGCCACTTCGACGCCCACAACATCTCGGTCCGCTACGagttcggcttcggcctgAGCTACACCACTTTTGagctcggcgacctggccgccgagcccgtcgtcgagggcatcaCCACCGTCCCCGAGCAGCGCCccgtcgagcccggcggcAACCCGGCCCTCTGGGACACCATCTACAACGCCACCGTCTCCGTCACCAActcgggcgaggtcgagggcgccgccgtgccccAGCTCTACGTCAGCTTCCCCGCCGACACCACGCCCGCCGGCACGCCCCCCAGGCAGCTCCGCGGCTTCGAGAAGGTGCccctggccgtcggcgagacCAAGACGGTCGGCTTCGCGCTGAGGCGCCGCGACCTGAGCTACTGGGACGTCGTCTCGCAGGACTGGCTCATCCCGGCCGGCGAGTTCACGCTCAGCGTCGGCTGGAGCAGCAGGGACCTCAAGGCTTTCACCAAGATCACCCCGGTGCAGGCGTAA
- a CDS encoding Putative glucose-methanol-choline oxidoreductase, FAD/NAD(P)-binding domain superfamily: protein MRFSLVATLVTVLVDSASAFAIPWKASPKQPRHDPFIGKRAANETLDGYDYVVVGSGPGGGPVAANLAIAGFKVLLIDAGGDSGDSWTEKVPALHLMSTEFEDTRWNYFVNHYPDPEQQKRDSKMTYEMPDGSFYVGLDPPAEAKPLGVWYPRAGTLGGCSRHNALISVNAHDSDWSKIAALTGDDSWAPDNMRSYFQKLERNMYLPSSIVGHGYSGWLGTSLTSLSLVVEDQKLLSLIVAAASAMGKSLLGLLLNTVAGLGQVLLRDINAPGQTSETGLYQVPLAMTDSIRGGPRDLILDTANAVNSDGSRKYHLDIKLDTLVTKIRFDESGDKPRAVGVDFLEGSSLYRADPRSGLASPSGSGSVDAKREVIISAGAFNTPQLLKLSGIGPKAELESFDIPVLVDLPGVGTNMQDRYEATVIGKTTSDFVITSKCTFLETSPDPCLEQYQEGLEPVSKGVYATNGIAIAIVLKSSVAEDEPDLFISGAPAKFKGYFPGYASDSLADAQHWAWIVLKAHSRNNAGTVTLRSTDPRDMPAIDFNYYDAGVNGAGEADKDLQATYEGFEFSRRAFDSLLPLDGSFPEVWPGGNVTSEEDAKQFLKDEAWGHHASCTCPIGPDDDPMAVLDSSFKVRGTDGLRVVDASVFPKIPGFYIALPLYIVSEKASDVIIQEAQASAA, encoded by the exons ATGCGCTTCTCACTCGTTGCCACACTTGTTACTGTCCTGGTTGACTCAGCCTCTGCATT CGCCATCCCGTGGAAGGCATCCCCAAAGCAGCCTCGCCACGACCCGTTTATTGGTAAACGGGCCGCCAACGAGACGCTCGACGGCTATGActacgtcgtcgtcggctccggCCCCGGCGGTGGTCCGGTAGCTGCCAACCTTGCCATCGCCGGCTTCAAGGTGTTGTTGATCGATGCCGGAGGAGACTCGGGCGACTCCTGGACCGAGAAGGTCCCGGCCCTCCATCTCATGTCGACCGAGTTCGAAGACACGAGGTGGAACTACTTT GTCAACCACTACCCTGACCCCGAGCAGCAGAAGAGAGACTCTAAGATGACGTACGAGATGCCGGACGGCAGCTTCTACGTCGGCCTGGACCccccggccgaggcgaagcCCCTCGGCGTCTGGTACCCGCGCGCCGGCACCCTGGGCGGCTGCTCCCGCCACAACGCCCTCATCTCGGTCAACGCCCACGACAGCGACTGGTCCAAGATCGCGGCCCTCACCGGTGACGACTCGTGGGCGCCGGACAACATGCGGTCCTACTTCCAGAAGCTCGAGAGGAACATGTACCTGCCCTCGAGCATCGTCGGCCACGGCTACAGCGGCTGGCTCGGCACCTCGCTCACGTCCCTgtcgctcgtcgtcgaggatcaGAAGCTGCTGTCGCTCAtcgtcgcggcggcctcggccatggggaagagcctcctcggcctcctgctcAACACCGTCGCCGGGCTCGGCCAGGTCCTGCTCCGGGACATCAACGCGCCGGGCCAGACGAGCGAGACCGGCCTTTACCAGGTCCCGCTGGCCATGACCGACTCCATCCGCGGCGGCCCCAGAGACTTGATCTTGGACACGGCCAATGCGGTTAACTCGGACGGATCACGCAAATATCACCTCGACATCAAGCTCGATACTCTC GTCACCAAGATCCGCTTTGATGAGAGCGGCGACAAGCCCCGCGCTGTTGGAGTAGACTTCCTGGAGGGATCCAGCCTCTACCGCGCCGACCCCCGTTCCGGCTTGGCCTCCCCCTCGGGATCCGGcagcgtcgacgccaagCGCGAGGTCATCatctccgccggcgccttcaacACGCCCCAGCTCCTCAAGCtcagcggcatcggcccCAAGGCGGAGCTCGAGTCGTTCGACATCCCCGTCCTGGTCGACCTCCCCGGCGTCGGGACCAACATGCAGGACCGCTACGAGGCCACGGTGATcggcaagacgacgagcGACTTCGTCATCACCAGCAAGTGCACCTTCTTGGAGACGTCCCCGGACCCTTGCCTCGAGCAGTACCAGgagggcctcgagcccgTCTCCAAAGGCGTCTACGCCAccaacggcatcgccatcgccatcgtgCTCAAGtcctccgtcgccgaggacgagcccgACCTTTTCATCTCGGGCGCGCCGGCCAAGTTCAAGGGCTACTTCCCGGGCTACGCCTCCGACTCGCTCGCCGACGCGCAGCACTGGGCCTGGATCGTCCTCAAGGCGCACAGCCGCAACAACGCCGGCACTGTCACCCTCAGGTCGACCGACCCTAGGGACATGCCCGCCATCGACTTCAACTACTACGACGCAggcgtcaacggcgccggcgaggccgacaaggATCTGCAAGCCACGTACGAGGGGTTCGAGTTCTCCCGCCGGGCGTTCGACAGCCTCCTCCCGCTCGACGGGAGCTTCCCAGAGGTCTGgcccggcggcaacgtcacgagcgaggaggacgccaaGCAGTTCCTCAAGGACGAGGCGTGGGGCCATCACGCGTCGTGCACCTGTCCCATCgggcccgacgacgaccccaTGGCCGTCCTCGACTCGAGCTTCAAGGTCCGCGGTACCGACGGTCTGagggtcgtcgacgccagcgTGTTCCCCAAGATCCCCGGCTTCTACATCGCTCTGCCGCTGTACATCGTGTCGGAGAAGGCGAGCGATGTCATCATCCAGGAGGCTCAGGCGTCGGCTGCTTGA
- a CDS encoding Putative extracellular membrane protein, CFEM — MKSVAVILFVLAWCQGVWGLTKTTETPAPVESPPLCGLQCIQQVTLATGLCSVTNATCVCTNVELNEQISLCVHVNCTIRESLNNLEEVQAYSKHTCGVPSRDRTALVWVTGVVFLVLGLVAFLLRVMAKLCLGGQTWGADDWVMLLAVAMMVPLNSLSIPISKTALGQDIWTVHPDNITMFLYMFFWDSLLYLGVLPVTKISILLFYLKIFPKREIRIGCWVLIGINVAYFIVFELISIFQCIPVEGAWRAWDGEFQARCNNVNIQGWSAAVINILLDVATLVLPLKELYNLSLSTKKKIMVMMMFCVGFFVTIVSVVRLHSLASYATTSNATQDYVEVGYWSTIEVPVGIICASMPAIRSLFSLVFPKVFGTTQRGKSNYANISDQHKLQSGSQKFSSMGSASKKAIRVQKEFSLRSGRRDDVSYTEHELTNLPFRDPNSRASSEKNPAMPHEAV; from the exons ATGAAGTCCGTCGCAGTTATCCTGTTCGTGTTGGCCTGGTGTCAAGGCGTGTGGGGGCTCACCAAGACCACCGAGACCCCGGCGCCGGTAGAGAGTCCTCCGTTGTGCGGC CTGCAATGCATCCAACAAGTGACGCTGGCGACGGGGCTGTGCTCCGTCACCAACGCTACCTGCGTGTGCACAAACGTCGAGCTCAACGAGCAGATTTCGCTCTGCGTGCACGTCAACTGCACCATTCGAGAGTCGTTGA ACAACCTTGAAGAGGTCCAGGCCTACTCTAAGCACACCTGCGGCGTGCCGTCCCGTGACCGAACCGCCTTGGTATGGGTcaccggcgtcgtcttcctggTTCTCGGGCTCGTCGCCTTCCTCCTGAGGGTGATGGCCAAGCTCTGCTTGGGCGGGCAGACTTGGGGGGCCGATGACTGGGTTATGCTGCTGGCTGTG GCCATGATGGTCCCCCTCAACAGTCTTTCAATTCCCA TCTCCAAAACTGCCTTGGGCCAGGACATTTGGACTGTCCACCCCGACAACATCACAATGTTTCTCTAC ATGTTTTTCTGGGACTCGCTCCTTTACCTGGGCGTCTTGCCCGTGACCAAGATCTCGATCCTGCTCTTCTACCTCAAGATCTTTCCCAAGAGGGAGATTAGAATCGGCTGCTGGGTCCTCATCGGGATCAACGTCGCGtacttcatcgtcttcgagctcatctccatcttccaGTGCATCCCCGTCGAGGGCGCCTGGAGAGCATGGGACGGGGAGTTCCAGGCCAGGTGCAACAACGTCAACATCCAGGGGTGgtcggccgccgtcatcaacaTCCTGCTGGACGTGGCCACCCTGGTCCTCCCGCTCAAGGAGCTGTACAACCTTTCCCTGtccaccaagaagaagatcatgGTCATGATGATGTTTTGCGTCGGTTTCTT CGTCACCATCGTCAGTGTTGTCCGGCTGCATTCTCTCGCCAGCTACGCCACAACCAGCAACGCAACCC AGGACTACGTCGAGGTCGGCTACTGGAGCACGATCGAGGTCCCAGTCGGCATCATCTGCGCCAGCATGCCCGCCATCCGCTCCCTCTTCagcctcgtcttccccaaGGTCTTCGGCACCACGCAGCGGGGCAAGTCCAACTACGCCAACATCTCGGACCAGCACAAGCTGCAGTCGGGCTCCCAGAAGTTCTCGTCCATGGGCTCGGCGTCCAAGAAGGCGATCCGCGTCCAGAAGGAGTTCTCGCTGAGGTCTGGCCGCCGGGACGATGTCTCGTATACCGAGCACGAGCTCACCAACCTGCCCTTCCGAGACCCGAACTCGCGTGCTTCGTCAGAAAAGAACCCGGCCATGCCCCACGAAGCTGTCTGA